Proteins from a genomic interval of Poecile atricapillus isolate bPoeAtr1 chromosome 1, bPoeAtr1.hap1, whole genome shotgun sequence:
- the SAP18 gene encoding histone deacetylase complex subunit SAP18: MGGARRDIRERRGKMAVESRVTQEEIKKEPEKPIDREKTCPLLLRVFTTNNGRHHRMDEFSRGNVPSSELQIYTWMDATLKELTSLVKEVYPEARKKGTHFNFAIVFTDLKRPGYRVKEIGSTMSGRKGTDDSMTLQSQKFQIGDYLDIAITPPNRAPPPSSRMRPY; the protein is encoded by the exons ATGGGCGGTGCGCGGCGCGACATCCGGGAGCGGCGCGGCAAGATGGCGGTGGAGTCGCGGGTGACGCAGGAGGAGATCAAGAAGGAGCCGGAGAAGCCGATCGACCGCGAGAAG ACGTGCCCGCTGCTGCTTCGCGTCTTCACCACCAACAATGGGCGGCACCACCGCATGGACGAGTTCTCCCGCGGCAACGTGCCCTCCAGCGAGCTGCAGATCTACACCTG GATGGATGCAACTCTGAAAGAGCTGACCAGCTTAGTGAAAGAAGTTTACCCAGAAGCACGGAAGAAGGGCACACATTTCAACTTTGCAATTGTTTTTACAGATCTCAAGAGGCCTGGCTATAG GGTGAAGGAGATTGGCAGCACCATGTCGGGCAGGAAGGGCACAGATGATTCCATGACATTGCAGTCTCAGAAATTCCAGATAGGAGACTACTTGGATATAGCAATTACCCCTCCGAATCGTGCACCACCCCCATCAAGCCGCATGAGACCTTACTGA